Proteins from one Corticium candelabrum chromosome 4, ooCorCand1.1, whole genome shotgun sequence genomic window:
- the LOC134178584 gene encoding uncharacterized protein LOC134178584, with product MSVLLLLLLFVSSTLSDPIVSRVSTSHNPSCNVYVYNVTTQTHMNMPGVDITTDGFTIAMRVKLSLYDTNKTLASLKILSCQLQTSIGNQPSSSVLCDELVKHNLFFEYAMASGRVGKIFAKNDEREEILNVKRGIVNTFQVPRMPEGLHKYQETGILGTCPVTLVSSKTEEGESMIKETDVGLCYPRPFSTKLRRNLVQESAFDFGWMMGNYEFNTKGVMTKSNVAQRQAFTRLGIQAGSADNLIRQNIVLAEELSEECLQSEYDVGSYKETPITFSNISSVVPQSDSCISEVETHFIDLSNAEVKSVPELFTRLIDLLGKCSYSDLDNLWRSYVDCLDVSDVDHKRNLLQDNVFESNKSSKNHMFFLDALPNVHTDAALQLIADSATSSCLSDARYVWMTTQLIEWSSSGTDACQILMYILNMARNITDSTWTNRIMGTYATLGAVVDTALSFQDNRCLSLIKQSSEFLTTKLDEYVDAIPNNYNKQSDDASNKENWENAISTIKALGNAGVPSTIPSLQKSIKEKKLQSDGRVSAVYALKRAGFRTPDMVRRIVVDIVTKEQDVELRMVAFSVFMELLEAPGAPPVDEWKKVMPVFLNQEDLNLKSFICTYLLNVEKNKSPVWAHGRYGAHWLLRKVGLFYPCMAVVKSKGRFLSIHDNGYFSAADLLRSNIPNDAFGFDYSFHMMRTEPSWLPRSLMSKSVLNLFGYNFDLFKIYSRATGMDRLLRHLFGPTGYAQMDTRFMGPSGLQQSEEFRMDVTEEDMSMFTSLDWMGYTRVWGHQEQNWYMRTLYSPRITSLREYIANTDFRNMGYEDVKKILPEMVKYIRSILDGRFDLDPQTIDFMKTIRFVDKEFVFPTFTGLPMKVQLRSLAHVELESELNVSVITKSLVKRMVDMIYRSTEDDWKLDLHSKMKTRFTVSDEIQTFVDAIDIQPRLVFRANMSADNKLGVNATMFHNGTVVVKPMIGLNNPNIKNVLFNATYNQYIQVGNYSRKLGISKTNTTSLVEPLCLYDMEICIHTNVSYANGTDLSQSPLFLFAGPMNFSLSLERSFPGGKQPEIVVYNIADLSHIFSGSGNVSMVVNTVGTNQSTNIYLAWYNSEDSRMKIIETRGVSRMRQMYGRFYSNLNKWFDVEGSLTVNTPTLDATVHGRVNFTNSNVTLSFVRRGPSAETLLKVPDKFVLQATWTLVKYRYTDIQLMWYVNGGDKPQWLRLELTPVGVAADVKVQSSLFSPFDFPFVVHPVITLPTCHVFGSSKTTLITFDGMRHEFMARHECEYVLARQRTVNDTFAVTYLGNQVRVYLNGTTYTLDSSGLKIDHTKVSLPFEDYKVVNVRHVTTNGHMYTRFTAWAGVDMFYTSGGVHLSVNPFYRNQTTGWCGNANYDRSHVDEMIMPNGESTMSAENFIESWKVDTMCMSPKNEMPAVREPLGSDLMECENMLLTVLKAGHIHTDVYHFYNTCVHDATLGINPKVSIRAYLLATHAKEIDVESCEYGAWNNWTGCHDGEEERTRELKRNLLAVPCTHTKETRPCLEAPACRDAAKQIVYITQGEKKICRSVHPTLYCPKTCSSEVEEGIQEFTCIEIGEPGSKFDNESPVFLAYTAVVDCHEEE from the exons ATGAGTGTGCTGCTGCTactcttgctgtttgtctcttcTACGTTGTCCG ATCCAATTGTCAGCAGAGTCTCGACATCTCATAATCCATCAT gcaatgtgtatgtgtacaatGTGACTACACAAACTCATATGAATATGCCAGGAGTTGATATTACGACTGATGGCTTTACAATTGCAATGAGAGTCAAACTGTCTTTGTATGATACTAACAAAACGTTAGCTAGTCTGAAG ATTCTGAGTTGCCAATTACAGACATCTATTGGTAATCAACCGAGCAGTTCAGTCCTTTGTGATGAGTTGGTCAAGcataatttattttttgagTATGCCATGGCCAGCGGTCGCGTGGGTAAGATTTTTGCTAAAAACGATGAACGTGAAGAGATACTAAACGTGAAACGGGGAATCGTCAATACTTTTCAAGTGCCACGGATGCCAGAAGGTCTTCATAAGTACCAAGAG ACTGGTATTCTTGGTACGTGTCCTGTGACTCTGGTTAGCTCTAAAACTGAAGAGGGTGAGAGCATGATCAAAGAAACTGACGTCGGTTTGTGCTATCCACGTCCTTTCTCCACTAAACTTCGACGTAATCTG GTGCAGGAATCAGCTTTTGACTTTGGTTGGATGATGGGCAATTATGAGTTTAATACAAAAGGAGTAATGACAAAAAGTAACGTCGCTCAAAGGCAGGCCTTTACAAGACTTGGCATACAGGCAGGATCAGCTGACAACTTGATAAG GCAAAATATAGTATTGGCAGAGGAGCTCTCTGAGGAATGTTTGCAAAGTG AGTATGATGTTGGTTCTTATAAGGAGACTCCCATTACCTTTAGCAACATTAGTAGTGTTGTTCCTCAAAGTGACAGTTGTATATCTGAAGTTGAGACCCATTTTATTGATCTATCTAATGCTGAAGTGAAGTCTGTCCCAGAGTTGTTTACTCGGCTAATTGATTTGTTGGGGAAATGCTCATACTCAGATCTTGATAATCTATGGAGGTCGTATGTTGACTGTCTCGATGTGTCTGATGTTGATCATAAGAGAAATCTACTACAAGATAATGTTTTTGAATCCAATAAGTCGTCCAAAAATCA TATGTTCTTCTTGGATGCTTTACCAAATGTTCATACTGATGCAGCATTGCAGCTGATTGCAGATTCAGCAACATCTAGCTGTCTTAGTGATGCAAGATATGTGTGGATGACTACCCAATTGATTGAATGGTCATCAAGTGGGACAGATGCGTGTCAGATACTCATGTATATTCTG AACATGGCAAGAAATATTACAGACTCAACTTGGACTAATCGCATAATGGGTACATATGCCACTCTGGGTGCTGTTGTTGACACTGCTTTAAGCTTTCAGGATAACAGATGCTTGTCTCTTATTAAACAG TCATCTGAATTTCTCACTACAAAACTTGATGAGTATGTTGATGCCATTCCTAACAACTATAACAAACAATCTGATGATGCTTCCAACAAGGAAAATTGGGAGAATGCAATCAGTACTATAAAAGCATTGGGTAATGCAGGAGTTCCCAGCACCATACCATCTCTACAGAAATCTATTAAAGAGAAGAAGCTGCAGTCTGATGGTCGCGTTTCTGCTGTTTATGCTCTCAAAAGAGCGGGTTTCAGGACTCCAGATATG GTTCGAAGAATTGTTGTAGACATTGTTACTAAAGAACAAGACGTTGAACTTCGTATGGTTGCATTTTCTGTCTTTATGGAACTTCTTGAAGCACCAGGTGCTCCACCAGTCGACGAATGGAAGAAAGTTATGCCTGTTTTTCTGAATCAAGAAGATCTTAACTTAAAGAGTTTTATCTGCACTTACCTGTTAAATGTGGAGAAAAACAAATCTCCAGTTTGGGCACATGG TCGATATGGTGCTCACTGGCTGCTGCGCAAAGTTGGACTCTTTTATCCATGTATGGCTGTTGTTAAGAGCAAGGGAAGGTTCTTGTCTATACATGATAATGGCTACTTTTCAGCTG CTGATTTGTTGAGATCAAATATCCCAAATGATGCATTTGGTTTTGATTATTCTTTTCACATGATGCGAACTGAACCTAGTTGGCTGCCACGTTCTCTTATGAGCAAATCTGTTCTGAATTTGTTTGGTTACAACTTTGACTTGTTTAAG ATCTATTCTCGTGCTACTGGTATGGATCGACTGTTACGTCATTTGTTTGGTCCTACAGGCTATGCTCAAATGGATACACGTTTTATGGGTCCTAGTGGTTTGCAACAAAGT GAAGAATTTAGGATGGATGTGACCGAGGAAGACATGAGTATGTTTACCAGTCTAGATTGGATGGGGTACACAAGAGTCTGGGGCCATCAAGAACAGAACTGGTACATGAGGACTTTGTATAGTCCACGCATTACGTCTCTACGTGAATATATAGCTAACACAGACTTTAGAAATATGGGCTATGAAGACGTCAAAAAAATTCTTCCAGAGATGGTCAAATATATTAGATCAATACTTGATGGCAGATTTGACTTAGATCCACAGACCATTGATTTTATGAAAACAATTCGATTTGTGGACAAAGAATTTGTGTTTCCCACATTTACTGGTTTGCCTATGAAAGTGCAACTGAGATCACTTGCACACGTTGAGTTGGAGTCAGAACTAAATGTCAGTGTCATCACAAAATCCTTGGTAAAGAGGATGGTTGACATGATTTATAGATCCACAGAGGATGATTGGAAATTGGACTTACATTCTAAAATGAAGACCAG GTTTACTGTGTCAGACGAAATTCAAACTTTTGTTGATGCTATTGATATACAGCCTCGTCTTGTCTTTCGTGCTAACATGAGTGCTGACAACAAGCTCGGCGTTAATGCAACAATGTTTCATAATGGAACTGTTGTTGTCAAGCCAATGATCGGTTTGAACAATCCCAACATAAAAAACGTTCTATTCAATGCTAC ATACAATCAATATATACAAGTGGGAAATTATTCTAGAAAACTTGGAatttcaaaaacaaacacG ACATCACTGGTGGAGCCACTGTGTTTGTATGATATGGAAATTTGTATTCATACCAATGTGTCTTATGCAAATGGCACAGACCTCAGTCAATCTCCTTTGTTCCTATTTGCTGGACCAATGAACTTTTCTCTATCTCTGGAACGTAGTTTCCCTGGAGGAAAGCAACCTGAAATTGTTGTTTATAACATCGCTGATCTCTCCCACATATTTTCTGGCTCTGGAAATGTCTCTATGGTTGTCAACACAGTTGGTACTAACCAGAGCACAAACATTTATTTGGCATGGTATAATTCAGAAGACAGTAGGATGAAGATAATTGAGACGAGAGGAGTTAGTCGTATGCGTCAGATGTATGGCCGTTTCTATAGCAATCTCAACAAGTGGTTTGATGTCGAAGGAAGTCTGACAGTGAACACCCCCACTCTCGATGCTACGGTGCATGGGAGAGTGAACTTTACTAACAGTAATGTAACTTTGTCATTTGTACGCCGTGGACCATCAGCTGAAACTCTTTTGAAAGTTCCTGATAAATTTGTACTTCAAGCGACTTGGACACTGGTAAAGTACAGATATACTGACATACAACTAATGTGGTATGTTAATGGAGGTGACAAACCACAATGGCTACGTCTTGAGCTGACTCCAGTGGGTGTTGCTGCTGATGTCAAAGTCCAGTCCAGTCTGTTTAGTCCTTTTGACTTTCCATTTGTCGTTCATCCAGTAATTACATTAC CGACATGCCACGTGTTTGGCAGTAGTAAAACAACTCTGATAACGTTTGATGGCATGAGGCATGAGTTTATGGCTCGTCATGAATGTGAGTATGTGTTGGCTCGTCAGCGCACCGTCAATGATACATTTGCAGTTACCTACCTTGGCAATCAAGTCAGAGTTTACCTTAATGGAACAACGTATACCTTAGATTCATCAGGGCTCAAGATTGACCACACAAAAGTTTCTTTACCGTTTGAAGATTACAAGGTTGTCAACGTTCGACATGTAACAACTAATGGACATATGTACACACGTTTTACAGCTTGGGCTGGTGTGGACATGTTCTACACTTCTGGTGGTGTTCATCTTAGTGTCAATCCATTCTATCGAAATCAGACAACAGGTTGGTGTGGCAATGCAAACTACGATCGTTCACATGTTGATGAAATGATAATGCCCAATGGTGAATCCACAATGTCAGCGGAGAACTTCATTGAAAGCTGGAAAGTAGATACAATGTGTATGTCGCCGAAAAATGAGATGCCGGCTGTCAGAGAGCCATTAGGATCAGATCTGATGGAGTGCGAGAATATGTTGTTGACTGTTCTTAAAGCTGGTCATATTCACACTGATGTGTATCATTTCTACaatacatgtgtgcatgatgCTACACTGGGCATTAATCCTAAAGTTAGCATCCGTGCTTACTTGCTGGCTACTCATGCCAAAGAGATTGACGTTGAAA gTTGTGAGTATGGGGCATGGAACAACTGGACTGGCTGTCATGATGGAGAAGAGGAACGAACACGAGAACTGAAACGGAATTTGCTGGCAGTTCCGTGCACTCATACTAAAGAAACTCGTCCATGTTTGGAGg CTCCTGCTTGTCGTGATGCTGCCAAGCAGATTGTTTACATAACACAAGGAGAGAAGAAGATATGCAGAAGTGTTCATCCTACTTTATATTGTCCCAAAACGTGTTCATCGGAAGTAGAGGAGGGAATTCAAGAATTTACATGCATTGAAATTGGTGAACCAGGTAGCAAGTTTGACAATGAAAGTCCAGTATTTTTGGCTTACACTGCTGTTGTGGATTGTCACGAAGAAGAGTGA
- the LOC134178780 gene encoding uncharacterized protein LOC134178780, with translation MASAKNRKEDDDTPSPKIQIVITRRDTQITFYRRCCQLFAIIRARLRLCENQVDVRFPTETMSELANSLTAQGKETPPVILIMSKSLRQSFDANRDGFLVPFAGLLGLPMRKCLALFDTGEWWDSHPFLKLSWQIDNGELNQAYEATAEC, from the exons ATGGCATCCGCTAAGAATAGGAAAGAAG ACGACGATACGCCTAGTCCGAAAATACAAATCGTTATCACTCGCAGAGACACTCAAATAACGTTCTATCGGCGCTGTTGTCAACTATTCGCGATTATCCGAGCCAGACTGCGTCTCTGTGAGAATCAAGTTGACGTTCGATTTCCGACAGAAACAATGTCTGAGCTAGCTAACTCTCTCACCGCACAAG GCAAAGAAACGCCTCCAGTTATTCTAATTATGTCGAAGTCTTTACGTCAATCTTTCGACGCAAATCGGGACGGATTTCTTGTGCCCTTTGCTGGGTTACTCGGTTTGCCGATGAGAAAGTGTCTTGCTTTATTCGACACTGGCGAATGGTGGGACTCGCACCCCTTCTTGAAGCTGAGCTGGCAGATCGACAATGGCGAGCTCAACCAAGCATACGAGGCTACAGCTGAATGTTGA
- the LOC134177851 gene encoding ras-related protein Rap-2a-like: MKEYKVVVLGSGGVGKSALTVQFVSGTFVEKYDPTIEDFYRKEIEVDQVPAVLEILDTAGTEQFASMRDLYIKNGQGFLLVYSIINEQSFHDVKPMREQILRVKGSDTAPIILVGNKSDVENEREVPSREAESLAGDWQCPFFETSAKTRDNVNEVFAEIVREMNAKSQPPKQTGCCVLL; the protein is encoded by the coding sequence ATGAAGGAGTACAAGGTCGTCGTCCTCGGTTCTGGCGGAGTGGGAAAGAGCGCCCTAACGGTACAATTCGTCTCGGGCACGTTCGTCGAGAAGTATGACCCAACAATAGAGGATTTTTACCGCAAGGAAATCGAGGTCGACCAGGTGCCAGCCGTGCTCGAGATTCTAGACACAGCTGGCACAGAGCAGTTCGCGTCGATGCGCGACCTCTACATCAAGAACGGACAGGGTTTCTTGCTCGTCTACAGCATCATCAACGAGCAGTCATTTCACGACGTCAAGCCGATGCGCGAGCAGATACTCCGCGTCAAGGGCAGCGACACGGCGCCCATCATTCTAGTCGGCAACAAGTCGGACGTGGAGAACGAGCGCGAGGTGCCGTCGAGAGAGGCCGAGTCGTTAGCTGGTGACTGGCAGTGCCCGTTTTTCGAGACGTCAGCCAAGACACGAGACAACGTCAATGAGGTGTTCGCCGAGATTGTTCGAGAGATGAACGCCAAGAGTCAACCACCGAAGCAGACCGGCTGCTGTGTACTTTTGTAG